GAGCTTCAGttctgggtgatgaaaatgttttagtgaTGGATGATACTGATGGTAAGGCAGCACagtaatgccactgaactgtccacttaaaaatggttaaatggcGCCCAGACCAGCAGAGGCAGCAGCCGGAGCAGCCGCAGCCTGCGCCCTCTCCCGCCCGCCCTCCGCCGCCCTCCACCCGCCCCGGGgtctctttcccccttcctcctccttctcctccacccCCCCTTCCTCCTCCGCCCGCCCGCGGGGGCCCCCCTCGCCTTCCCGCCCGCCCCTATTGTTCCGCCCCCGGCCTCCCGCCCGCTCCCCTTTTCCCCACAGTCGCTTCGCGCCTGCAGTTTTTGGCTTTCACCCCCACCAGTGACCAAAGACTTGACCACTCAAAGTCCAGCTCCCGAGAACACTGCTCGACATGGACACCGGTGTGATTGAAGGTGGATTAAATGTCACTCTCACCATTCGGCTACTTATGCATGGAAAGGAAGTTGGCAGTATCattggaaagaaaggagaatcAGTTAAGAAGATGCGCGAGGAGAGTGGTGCACGTATCAACATCTCAGAAGGGAATTGTCCTGAGAGAATTATCACTTTGGCTGGACCCACTAACGCCACCTTTAAAGCCTTTGCTATGATCATTGACAAACTGGAAGAGGACATCAGCAGCTCTATGACCAATAGCACGGCTGCCAGTAGACCCCCAGTCACCCTGAGGCTGGTGGTCCCTGCTAGTCAGTGTGGCTCTCTCATTGGGAAAGGTGGTTGCAAGATCAAGGAAATACGAGAGAGTACAGGGGCTCAGGTCCAGGTAGCCGGGGATATGCTCCCCAACTCAACTGAGAGGGCCATCACTATTGCTGGTATTCCGCAATCCATCATTGAGTGTGTCAAACAGATCTGCGTGGTCATGTTGGAGTCCCCCCCCAAAGGGCGTGACCATCCCGTACCGGCCCAAGCCGTCCAGTTCTCCGGTCATCTTTGCAGGTGGTCAGGACAGGTACAGCACAGGCAGCGACAGTGCGAGCTTTCCCCACACCACCCCGTCCATGTGCCTCAACCCTGACCTGGAGGGACCACCTCTAGAGGCCTATACCATTCAAGGACAGTATGCCATTCCACAGCCAGATTTGACCAAGCTGCACCAGTTGGCGATGCAACAGTCTCATTTTCCCATGACGCATGGCAACACCGGATTCAGTGGCATTGAATCCAGCTCTCCAGAGGTGAAAGGCTATTGGGCAGGTTTGGATGCATCTGCTCAGACTACTTCTCATGAACTCACCATTCCAAACAATTTGACTGGCTGCATAATCGGGCGTCAGGGCGCCAAAATCAATGAGATCCGTCAGATGTCTGGGGCGCAGATCAAAATTGCGAACCCAGTGGAAGGATCTACTGATAGGCAGGTTACCATCACTGGATCTGCTGCGAGCATTAGCCTGGCTCAATATCTAATCAATGTCAGGCTTTCCTCGGAGACGGGTGGCATGGGGAGCAGCTAGAACAATGCAGATTCATCCATAATCCCTTCCTGCTGTTCACCACCACCCATGATCCATCTGTGTAGTTTCTGAACAGTCAGCGATTCCAGGTTTTAAATAGTTTGTAAATTTTCAGTTTCTACACACTTTATCATCCACTcgtgattttttaattaaagcattttaattcctttctctgTTCAGCTGTTAATGCTGAGAtccatatttagttttataagcttctccctgttttttttttttttttttgctcatgaatttttttttctgtttgtcatGGAAATGTAAGAGTGGA
This genomic stretch from Choloepus didactylus isolate mChoDid1 chromosome 6, mChoDid1.pri, whole genome shotgun sequence harbors:
- the LOC119537519 gene encoding LOW QUALITY PROTEIN: poly(rC)-binding protein 2-like (The sequence of the model RefSeq protein was modified relative to this genomic sequence to represent the inferred CDS: inserted 2 bases in 1 codon), with product MDTGVIEGGLNVTLTIRLLMHGKEVGSIIGKKGESVKKMREESGARINISEGNCPERIITLAGPTNATFKAFAMIIDKLEEDISSSMTNSTAASRPPVTLRLVVPASQCGSLIGKGGCKIKEIRESTGAQVQVAGDMLPNSTERAITIAGIPQSIIECVKQICVVMLESXPPKGVTIPYRPKPSSSPVIFAGGQDRYSTGSDSASFPHTTPSMCLNPDLEGPPLEAYTIQGQYAIPQPDLTKLHQLAMQQSHFPMTHGNTGFSGIESSSPEVKGYWAGLDASAQTTSHELTIPNNLTGCIIGRQGAKINEIRQMSGAQIKIANPVEGSTDRQVTITGSAASISLAQYLINVRLSSETGGMGSS